From Novipirellula aureliae, the proteins below share one genomic window:
- a CDS encoding OmpP1/FadL family transporter has translation MVNNHNSILYIGVLFLAAAPTAIASGTISNALSARSAGRGGTNLAFADNGVLLMDNTAGLESLVGHGSGQDTYLDFGGVGLFTDMSYQDEDNPKTNAYDNPSGLGHLMIGRRISEDIVFGFGAFAPAGFASDYDLQGPPTTLPGEHHYYSFGALVRLLPGLSLHLTDRLTVGGTFGIAVSHIEIEGPYYLNSLPLRGTPTILDLQSTGPALSWSCGMQYALTDRTTIGARYQSENEFTSTGKANVAIAGLGDSDYDVNVGLTWARSAGIGIKHDVDSRNRLAIDFIWEDWSNAYDRANLSFTNPSNPLFEMVAGPAIAEVFPLRWKDALIVSSGYEHDFGDDKTFRLGYRYQDNPVPSSTASTYLQTTLEHHFSIGYGFQHSGWQIDTAYQYAFAPDVDTQTSLYPGGDYSNATLKTQTHMVFLSAMRRF, from the coding sequence ATGGTCAATAATCATAATTCGATCCTATACATCGGGGTGCTATTTCTCGCCGCAGCACCGACCGCGATAGCCTCTGGAACGATTAGCAACGCCTTGTCGGCGCGATCGGCGGGCCGAGGCGGTACGAATCTCGCGTTCGCCGATAACGGTGTTCTGCTAATGGACAATACCGCAGGTCTCGAATCACTTGTGGGGCACGGATCGGGTCAGGATACCTATCTCGATTTTGGTGGTGTCGGATTGTTTACCGACATGAGCTATCAAGATGAAGACAACCCCAAAACCAACGCCTATGACAACCCTTCGGGACTAGGTCATCTCATGATTGGGCGGCGAATCAGTGAGGACATTGTCTTTGGATTTGGAGCGTTTGCACCGGCTGGATTTGCGTCCGACTATGACCTGCAAGGCCCGCCAACAACCCTGCCCGGTGAACACCACTATTACTCTTTCGGTGCTCTCGTTCGGCTTTTACCAGGGCTATCGCTACACTTAACCGATAGGCTAACGGTCGGGGGGACCTTTGGGATCGCCGTCAGTCATATCGAGATTGAGGGTCCATACTATTTGAATTCGTTGCCGCTACGTGGCACGCCCACGATCTTGGATCTGCAAAGTACTGGCCCCGCTTTGTCCTGGTCCTGCGGAATGCAATATGCACTCACCGACCGGACGACCATTGGCGCTCGCTACCAAAGTGAGAACGAATTCACCTCCACTGGAAAAGCCAATGTCGCCATTGCAGGCCTGGGCGACAGTGACTATGACGTGAACGTTGGATTGACCTGGGCTCGTTCGGCAGGAATCGGCATCAAACATGACGTCGATTCACGCAACCGATTGGCGATCGATTTCATTTGGGAAGATTGGTCCAATGCATACGATCGTGCCAATCTATCGTTCACCAACCCGAGCAATCCGCTCTTCGAGATGGTAGCGGGGCCAGCGATCGCGGAGGTATTTCCACTGCGTTGGAAAGACGCATTGATTGTCAGCAGCGGATACGAGCATGATTTCGGAGACGACAAAACGTTTCGTTTGGGATACCGATATCAAGACAATCCTGTACCATCCTCAACGGCGTCGACCTACTTACAAACGACGCTCGAGCATCATTTTTCCATTGGTTATGGCTTCCAACACTCCGGTTGGCAGATCGACACGGCGTACCAATATGCCTTCGCACCGGATGTTGATACGCAAACGAGTCTCTACCCCGGCGGAGATTACTCCAATGCCACTCTAAAGACGCAAACGCACATGGTTTTCCTAAGTGCGATGCGTCGTTTCTGA
- a CDS encoding class I SAM-dependent methyltransferase produces the protein MMSIATESRFPRPANTDSVGTEISKVRHLESSTDADHSQLKDLLDQVHSELSRENSNAGNINAAVDRLFRGLRSIRETATKDQWKGMIRFGRNHSLCQLVHQDPFTSRAFNKPRGYAGDAVMMDYIYGREEAWGQPEATALGSAIFQYTTGAPASAGVRERRCYVAEMLDRIGREKSDQQVLAVAAGHLREASLSSAIRRNRFERFVAMDADAESLEEIRDAYGRFGVEAVVANIRRMLTGRLDLGTFDLIYTTGLYDYLTDATAKRLTANLFDHVRPGGRLVIANFLPEIRDVGYMEMYMDWHLIYRSRGQMMMLADDLDQASVAEVRIFAENNENVVIMEMTKR, from the coding sequence ATGATGAGCATTGCAACAGAGAGTCGTTTTCCACGGCCAGCGAATACGGATTCGGTAGGCACGGAAATTTCGAAGGTCCGTCATTTGGAATCGTCCACCGACGCCGATCATTCTCAATTGAAGGATCTGCTCGATCAAGTTCATTCTGAATTAAGCCGAGAAAATTCAAACGCAGGCAATATCAACGCCGCAGTGGATCGGTTGTTTCGTGGGCTTCGATCGATCCGAGAGACGGCGACCAAAGATCAATGGAAGGGGATGATCCGGTTTGGAAGGAATCATTCTCTTTGCCAACTCGTACACCAGGATCCCTTTACATCGCGGGCTTTCAACAAACCACGCGGTTACGCGGGCGACGCGGTAATGATGGACTATATCTATGGTCGCGAAGAGGCTTGGGGACAACCCGAAGCCACGGCATTGGGGTCGGCAATCTTTCAATACACCACCGGAGCGCCAGCATCGGCGGGCGTGCGTGAACGCCGCTGCTACGTTGCGGAAATGTTGGACCGAATCGGGCGGGAAAAATCCGATCAACAGGTGCTCGCGGTCGCCGCCGGACACCTTCGTGAAGCAAGTTTGTCGTCAGCGATCCGTCGCAATCGCTTCGAGCGATTTGTGGCGATGGATGCGGACGCGGAGAGCCTCGAAGAAATCCGTGACGCTTACGGCCGATTTGGCGTCGAAGCGGTGGTCGCCAATATTCGTCGGATGCTGACCGGACGACTTGACCTTGGTACGTTTGATTTGATCTATACAACCGGGCTCTATGACTATTTAACAGATGCTACGGCAAAACGATTGACAGCGAATTTGTTCGATCACGTGCGACCGGGCGGCCGTTTGGTTATCGCAAACTTCTTGCCTGAAATTCGGGATGTCGGCTATATGGAAATGTACATGGATTGGCATCTGATCTATCGTAGCCGCGGCCAAATGATGATGTTGGCCGACGACTTGGATCAAGCGAGCGTGGCGGAGGTTCGAATCTTTGCCGAGAACAACGAAAACGTCGTCATCATGGAGATGACCAAGCGTTGA